A genomic window from Colletotrichum destructivum chromosome 7, complete sequence includes:
- a CDS encoding Putative BTB/POZ domain-containing protein, whose amino-acid sequence MDEILKSRSVNFIVGPKETMYTVHSASLTALSQPLKELIVPNRRRIGYETVTWLHVEPSTFLNLMEYAYSRDYTIADPPKKKNSGKNSEESRKSGSVKYETDSDDDKSSSEDEAYLPARHITTASAGKKPDIGIDGAEKADSLYSWILEVSKSPNSPQHWCAQYKFCLENFPIDTTVNGPTDAWLKGNQLQHDSGYQAVLKTHLNLYFLADEHEITELKDLCLERIRLTLLHAPGTNEVASSVLDAIHAVYANTDIGNPLRSLLVKYCATDMEWMMGGGGAAQIAPVIRGVPGFAADLLLEIPHAYWKEVGDGGAAGLERLRSSRLASNV is encoded by the exons atGGATGA GATCCTAAAGTCGAGAAGCGTCAACTTCATTGTCGGGCCAAAGGAAACCATGTACACGGTGCACTCGGCCAGTCTCACCGCCTTATCCCAGCCTCTCAAGGAACTTATTGTTCCCAATCGCCGTCGCATAGGTTATGAGACTGTTACCTGGCTGCATGTCGAGCCATCAACTTTTCTTAACTTGATGGAGTACGCATACTCCCGGGATTACACCATTGCCGACCCCCCCAAGAAGAAAAACTCGGGAAAAAACAGCGAGGAATCCCGAAAATCTGGTTCCGTCAAGTATGAAACTGACAGTGACGATGACAAGAGTTCGTCCGAAGACGAGGCTTATTTGCCTGCTCGGCATATCACTACAGCTAGCGCTGGAAAGAAGCCAGACATAGGCATCGATGgggccgagaaggcggaTTCTTTGTATTCGTGGATTCTGGAGGTCTCGAAAAGCCCTAACAGCCCGCAGCACTGGTGCGCTCAATACAAGTTCTGTCTGGAGAACTTCCCCATCGACACCACAGTCAACGGCCCGACTGACGCGTGGCTTAAGGGTAATCAACTGCAGCATGACAGCGGCTACCAAGCGGTATTGAAGACGCACTTGAATCTGTATTTTCTTGCGGATGAGCACGAAATCACCGAGCTCAAGGACCTCTGCCTCGAGAGAATACGTCTGACGTTGCTACATGCTCCCGGTACCAATGAAGTGGCTAGCTCCGTGCTCGACGCCATACATGCCGTTTATGCCAACACGGACATCGGTAACCCTCTGCGCTCGCTACTCGTCAAGTACTGCGCCACCGATATGGAGTGGATGAtggggggcggaggggccGCACAGATTGCTCCTGTCATAAGAGGCGTTCCTGGCTTTGCTGCTGACTTGCTTCTCGAGATCCCCCACGCATACTGGAAGGAGgtcggagacggaggagcgGCAGGCTTAGAACGCTTGAGAAGCTCCCGATTAGCTTCGAATGTTTGA
- a CDS encoding Putative SKP1/BTB/POZ domain superfamily protein, whose product MMSGKGGDVLDMEKVLQSRTVKFIVGCNEKEFSVHEFSFCSISPALRALLTGGMKESVEGKVVWDDVEPATFTDNKVDSLKSYLQSDAYQGAQHQFSKKCSTQPLEPEIGQGSHPKNGAAYLRSDWLEDLEFSKTGIADVFMSQAKLYILADKYGIEGLRSLCLHRLQQSLLHCLGTSEFENLLLDVIEFVFSKTRP is encoded by the exons ATGATGTCTGGCAAGGGTGGAGATGTACTTGACATGGAAAA GGTCCTCCAGTCGAGAACTGTGAAGTTCATCGTGGGCTGCAATGAAAAAGAGTTCAGCGTTCACGAATTCAGTTTCTGTTCCATCTCCCCTGCTCTACGCGCCCTGCTTACTGGGGGAATGAAAGAGTCTGTTGAGGGCAAAGTTGTTTGGGACGACGTTGAGCCTGCCACCTTC ACCGACAACAAAGTCGATTCTTTGAAGTCGTACCTGCAAAGCGATGCGTACCAAGGCGCCCAGCACCAATTCAGCAAGAAATGCTCTACCCAACCTCTTGAACCCGAGATTGGCCAAGGTAGCCACCCGAAAAACGGAGCTGCCTATCTAAGATCGGACTGGCTTGAAGACCTTGAGTTTTCGAAAACCGGTATTGCAGATGTATTCATGTCACAAGCCAAACTCTACATTCTCGCGGACAAGTACGGCATTGAGGGACTGCGGAGTCTCTGTCTCCACCGACTACAGCAAAGTCTGCTTCACTGTCTTGGAACCAGCGAGTTTGAGaaccttcttctcgacgttATAGAATTCGTTTTCTCAAAAACCAGGCCTTAG
- a CDS encoding Putative cutinase/acetylxylan esterase, alpha/Beta hydrolase has translation MSILKTIAVACALIPLAHAGKNSIASRQNVNTTCTDIHYFEARGTTLSYPGSLITVIDPLMRAFPNSNYEDIVYPATDERGSDSYFEGVQNGAKQINSYAEACPESQIVLMGYSQGALVLGDILAGGGDNSILGNLTQPLVKSCGAGKQISAILLYGNPRHMPNQTYNVGNVSAADATGKYPRTAAQLTNLNKYADRIRDFCNFHDGVCDARGSDLSAHLAYSADYDAEAIAWLQSKL, from the exons ATGTCTATCCTCAAAACCATCGCTGTCGCCTGTGCCTTGATTCCTCTGGCACATGCCGGAAAGAACAGCATTGCCAGCCGTCAGAATGTCAACACAACCTGCACCGATATCCACTACTTCGAGGCTCGAGGAACGACTCTTTCTTACCCGGGTAGCTTGATCACTGTTATTGATCCTCTAATGAGGGCTTTCCCCAACAGCAACTACGAAGACATTGTGTATCCAGCTACGGACGAGCGAGGAAGCGACAGCTATTTCGAGGGTGTACAAAACGGCGCCAAACAAATCAACTCCTATGCGGAAGCGTGTCCCGAGTCGCAGATTGTGTTGATGGGGTATTCGCAAGGTGCCCTTGTTCTGGGGGACATCTTGGCTGGTGGAGGCGACAACTCAATCTTGGGGAACTTGACGCAGCCACTGGTCAAGTcctgcggcgccggcaagcaGA TCTCGGCGATTCTTCTGTACGGCAATCCTCGACACATGCCGAATCAAACATACAACGTCGGAAATGTTTCCGCTGCGGATGCTACTGGC AAATACCCTCGCACCGCTGCGCAGCTTACGAACCTGAACAAATACGCTGATCGAATCCGTGACTTCTGCAACTTCCACGATGGAGTCTGCGATGCGCGCGGCAGCGACCTCAGCGCTCACCTGGCGTATTCTGCGGATTACGATGCCGAGGCAATCGCTTGGTTGCAGTCGAAGCTTTAA
- a CDS encoding Putative acetate transporter GPR1/Ato2/SatP, translated as MDHKEQIHEIRSHSYHNEHRRPEYRPEYRPEYRSEHRSDYRQEHRQDHRPRVPNGYEYSEDEYITPQPSRDDTLRKMKTAGSVSMSPELFEKLYLSPQNNVKGDLRKTFGNPTPIAIVGFLISLTPLSCDLMGWRGATTSGAAGIGAYFFFGGLLMFVGGLLEWVLGNTFPSVVFLTFSAFWLTFGATLNPSFAAFSSYAPAGAASGAAGLTTRGFNASFGFITLAMGMITLVFLVCSLRTNVVFFVIFLTLVVTFALITAAYWFLAMDFTGNANYAAMLLKAAGASAFVTCMAGWWLIFAILLASLDFPLELPVGDLSRVIRGKSEKSHV; from the exons ATGGATCACAAGGAACAGATTCACGAGATACGGTCTCACTCGTACCACAATGAGCACCGCCGCCCCGAGTATCGACCCGAGTATCGACCCGAGTATCGATCCGAACATCGATCCGACTACCGGCAAGAGCACCGGCAGGACCACCGGCCTCGCGTGCCCAATGGCTACGAGTACTCGGAAGATGAGTACATCACCCCGCAACCGAGCCGCGACGATACCCTccggaagatgaagacggccGGGTCCGTCTCCATGTCTCCGGAGCTGTTTGAGAAACTGTACCTCTCGCCGCAGAACAACGTCAAGGGGGACCTGCGCAAGACGTTCGGTAACCCAACGCCAAT TGCCATCGTCGGCTTCCTCATCTCGCTGACGCCTCTGTCGTGTGACTTGATGGGCTGGCGCGGAGCAACCACCAGCGGCGCGGCAGGCAT CGGAGCGTATTTCTTCTTCGGCGGTCTCCTCATGTTtgtcggcggcctcctcgaatGGGTTCTCGGCAACACCTTCCCTTCCGTCGTCTTTCTCACCTTCTCCGCTTTCTGGCTCACTTTTGGCGCGACCCTCAACCCTTCCTTCGCGGCCTTCTCTTCATATGCccccgccggcgcggcgTCTGGTGCCGCGGGGCTGACGACGCGGGGATTCAACGCCAGTTTTG GTTTCATCACCCTCGCCATGGGCATGATCACTTTAGTCTTCCTCGTCTGCTCTCTGCGGACCAACGTCGTTttcttcgtcatcttcctGACCCTCGTGGTCACATTCGCCCTCATCACCGCGGCTTACTGGTTCCTCGCTATGGATTTCACCGGAAACGCCAACTATGCCGCCATGCTTCTCAAG GCTGCCGGTGCTTCCGCATTCGTCACTTGCATGGCCGGGTGGTGGCTTATCTTCGCTATTCTGTTGGCGTCTTTGGACTTTCCACTGGAGCTTCCTGTCGGAGACTTGAGCAGGGTCATCCGGGGTAAGAGCGAGAAGAGCCATGTTTGA
- a CDS encoding Putative coA-binding, NAD(P)-binding domain superfamily, translated as MTTEATARLFFSSKFFAVVGASSNPAKFGHKIFAWYLEHSIPAIPVNPTAGTVNALGKDHPAIPNLAALPHPKETAVSIITPPPATLKVLREAKELGIRAVWLQPGTFDDAVLDFARGEGGFEAVVEGFGGGTRGGEGWCVLVDGERALKAAGKL; from the exons ATGACGACCGAAGCCACGGCCCGTCTGTTTTTCTCCTCAAAGTTctttgccgtcgtcggcgctaGCTCTAACCCCGCCAAGTTCGGCCACAAGA TCTTCGCCTGGTACCTCGAACACTCCATCCCCGCCATCCCTGTGAACCCGaccgccggcaccgtcaacGCCCTCGGCAAGGACCACCCGGCCATCCccaacctcgccgccctcccccaCCCGAAGGAGACGGCTgtctccatcatcacccCGCCCCCCGCGACCCTGAAGGTCCTGcgcgaggccaaggagctggGCATCCGCGCCGTCTGGCTGCAGCCCGGCACCtttgacgacgccgtcctcgacttcgctcgcggcgagggcggcttcgaggccgtcgtcgaaggcttcggcggcggcacgcgcggcggcgagggctggtgcgtcctcgtcgacggcgagaggGCGCTCAAGGCCGCTGGGAAGCTGTGA